GGGTAGAAAATGTGTCGAAGGAACTCTACGAAAATTCGCTCAATCTGGCAAATATATTGGGATACAGGGGAATCACATAGGTTTACTGAACAGCCCTGGTTGACCAGATTAATCTGTAAAACTCGCACACTGCTGCCGTGTTTTCAAGCCATACAACAGATAAAAAAAATCTGGTATACTGATGGCAAATAGAAAATGCATGCGAGGTTCAACTGTATATAAAACTCCTCCCTTCCCTATTTGTCGTCATGGCTCTTGCTGGAGCTGCTCATGCAGTCCCTTGCCTGAACAAAACAAATATCTACAAGGGACCAGCTTTTTTTGCAGATCAAAAATTCGATAGCTTAACAATCTCTGGCCCTGGGAATTTACAAGGTTCAACAATCCTTGGAAAAACCATAGTACAGGGACCTTTCAGTGGAACTGACTGTAAGTTTCAGGATCTGGACATCACAGGTCCCCTCACCCTAAATAATTCTTCTTTCACGCAAGCTCAGATTAGGGGGCCTGTCAAATTATCGAATGTTAAAGCAACGGGTCGACTTAGTATCCTAGGACCTCTTGAGGCAACAAAAGCCGATTTGCAAGATGTTGTGATTCAAACGCAAACACTATCGTTGATGGATTCGCAAGTTCGCTCTCTTAAAATCAAAGATAACAGATCTACTGCACCCCAGCGTTTGCTTTTAAAAGGAACAACAACGGTCGGTCAGATTACGTTTGAGCTTGGTAATGGGATTGTTGTCATTTCAGGAGATACAGTTGTAGCTGAAAATATTAAGGGCGCACGGGTTGAACGCTCAAGTAATTGAAGCACTTGAATTGCAAATATACCGCTTAACCGTTTGGTAGTGCCGCCCTTTTCTCTCCATCAGGGCAAGGCTTCGAGCTTTGAAGTGAATCTTTTTGTAAGGCAAACCACGAAAGGTTTCCAGAATTTTAGTTTTAAGTGCTTCCGGCAAATTTCGCTTAAGCGTTTGAATTTTGGTGTGCGGAATATAAGCTGCATAGCTTTGGTCAAATTGGTATTCTGTATGCTTAGTCAGGAGGGTACCTGCTTCTAGAGAAAGATCTTCAATGACTTCTTGGGGGCCAAAACGTGCGCACAATATTTGACCAAATTGTCCAAGGGCTACAACGCCTGTAACAGCAAGCGACAAAACAGGTATGCGCTCAAGTGGTTTAAATGCTTGCTCTACAAGAGAACGATCTTGCCATTTTACACTGCGAATAAAACCAAGGGTGATATGAAAATCACGCTGAGCCTGCCTGCGTACTTGCGATTTTGGCAGATCAAGATAGAGGATTCGAGCCAAACTTTGTTTCACGTCAGGCTCTAGCTCTATAGCCAGAAACATGCTTTTGTGTGCAGGATGAGTGTGTACCATTTATGTTATGATCTCATGAATTGGTCTTTGTATTCAAGGGAATGAAAAATGTCAAAACCTCAAGAGATAGCCCAAACCATTGCGCTGCAAGCAGTTGGTTTCATTGTAAGTCAAGAAAGAATTTTACTCCCCTTTTTGTCAAGTTCCGGCCTTGCTTTAGCTGACTTACAAGCTGGATTAGAAAGTCCAGATGTACTTGCCGCCGTGCTTGATTGGCTTTTGCAACACGAACAAAATCTTTTGATGTTTTGTGCAGACTTTGATGTGACTCCAGATTTGGTTTGGCGCGCACGCAACCAACTCCCTGGGGCTCCAGCTCAGCAACACCAATCTATTTAAAGGGATATTTACACTTGAAAACCAATCAACATCTGATACCGCTATTTTAACGGTTTAGGCAAACTTATAAGCAAACTTGGCACTTTTTGTGGACTGGAAAGCAATCAATTGAAAAGCGCAATCTGTGCCGGGCGACTACAGTCCTGCTTAGACAGTTAAATAACGTGACATCCAGGCTAAAATATGATAGCCGTAGTGATGGCTTGTGCCTTTTTAAAAGTCTACTGGGGAATAGTTTAGCGGTAGAACTCTCGGCTCTGGACCGGGCAACCCAGGTTCGAATCCTGGTTCCCCAACCATTGTTTTATTGATGATAGGTTAGCTGCACATCTCATGACTACATCTCTGCTTATCTTGCTGTGCATTGGTATCTGTATATCTGCAACTGTGACCTGGCTAATGGCAAGAGTCAATATTGCCGATATCCCTGAGCAACGTTCTTCGCATGCCCACCCCACCCCCAAGTGCGGTGGAATTGGCGTCCTTGTGGGCTTGACTGTAACGCTTGCCCTCTTTATCAGCACTGACCTTCTAGTTTTTTCTCCTTTAATCCTCATCCTACTATCCACCACACTTGGCATTGGCGTGCTGGGGCTCTTGGATGACCTATTTACGCTATCCTTTAAGTGGCGGTTGTTGGTACAGACAACTGCTGCCTCTTTTATCTGTTATTACATCGTCCCTGTCACCTACCTGCCTATTCCTGGACTTGGCACCCTTGAGCTTGGTTGGCTCGGATGGGTACTTTCAGTATTTTGGATTGTGGGTTTTACCAATACCTTTAATTTCATGGATGGCATTAATGGAATTGCCGCAGGGACCGCATTACTTTCTGGACTGTTTTTAAGCTTATTTTTCATCCATTTTCTCAATATCGACTTCAGTATGGTTGCAATGGCACTTGTGGCGGGCACACTTGGGTTCCTACCATTTAATTTTCCCAAAGCAAAAATTTTCCTTGGTGACGTTGGCAGCCAAGCAATGGGGTTTTTGCTGGCAGTTCTTGCCCTTAGAGCTATCAGCGAAAGCTATCGTATTTCCATATTCACTATGCTCCTCTTATTTCTGCCCTTTTGTTTTGACAGTGGTGTGACCCTTCTTCGACGAACATTGGCGCGAGAAAATGTTTTCAAGGCACATCGCACGCACCTGTATCAGCTCCTCAATCAACTAGGATGGAGCCATACACAGGTCACTATACTTTATTTAGCACTGTCCGGCATTAGCGGGCTAACAGCTTGCATCAGCTTGAAAATCCCTCCCGAACATCATCTCTACTTATCAGCATCAGCCTTGCTATTTTATGGTGCCTTCGGCTACGTTGTGTTAAAGCGAGCCCGACAACGAAAACTCCTTGCATGAGAAGATCTCCCTTAATTCAACTCACTAACATTGGCTTGACCCGTAATCAGTTTGTTGTACTTGAAGACATCAAGCTTGCAGTTTACAGAAAACAAATTGTCACTGTCGTTGGCCCCAATGGTGCTGGCAAAACCACACTCTTAAAGGTCATCCTCGGTCTCACTCCTACATCGTCAGGTACGATTACACGTCAGCACAACTTAAAGGTGGGATACATGCCCCAGCGCTTAAAGCTGGATGCAACTCTACCGTTGTCAGTCTCCAGATTCTTGCACCTGGCCCGCCATCATAACAACAGTGCAATTGCCGAAGCCCTTGAAGAAGTCGGAGCCTTACGCCTGGCTGGTCGATCTCTGCATGTCCTTTCAGGAGGAGAACTGCAACGAGTACTGCTGGCCCGCGCTCTTTTAGGAAAACCTGATCTTTTGGTCTTAGATGAACCTGTGCAAGGGGTTGATATCAAGGGACAGAAAAATCTATATCAACTGATCACCCAGCTCAAAACTCGACTGGACTGCGGAATTATTTTGGTCTCCCATGATCTACATTTGGTTCTGGCTGAAAGTGACCAGGTGATCTGCCTCAACCAACACATCTGTTGTGCAGGCCGGCCCGAACGCGTCGTGA
This genomic stretch from Pseudomonadota bacterium harbors:
- a CDS encoding DUF3572 domain-containing protein gives rise to the protein MSKPQEIAQTIALQAVGFIVSQERILLPFLSSSGLALADLQAGLESPDVLAAVLDWLLQHEQNLLMFCADFDVTPDLVWRARNQLPGAPAQQHQSI
- a CDS encoding glycosyltransferase family 4 protein; this translates as MTTSLLILLCIGICISATVTWLMARVNIADIPEQRSSHAHPTPKCGGIGVLVGLTVTLALFISTDLLVFSPLILILLSTTLGIGVLGLLDDLFTLSFKWRLLVQTTAASFICYYIVPVTYLPIPGLGTLELGWLGWVLSVFWIVGFTNTFNFMDGINGIAAGTALLSGLFLSLFFIHFLNIDFSMVAMALVAGTLGFLPFNFPKAKIFLGDVGSQAMGFLLAVLALRAISESYRISIFTMLLLFLPFCFDSGVTLLRRTLARENVFKAHRTHLYQLLNQLGWSHTQVTILYLALSGISGLTACISLKIPPEHHLYLSASALLFYGAFGYVVLKRARQRKLLA
- a CDS encoding ATP-binding cassette domain-containing protein, which translates into the protein MRRSPLIQLTNIGLTRNQFVVLEDIKLAVYRKQIVTVVGPNGAGKTTLLKVILGLTPTSSGTITRQHNLKVGYMPQRLKLDATLPLSVSRFLHLARHHNNSAIAEALEEVGALRLAGRSLHVLSGGELQRVLLARALLGKPDLLVLDEPVQGVDIKGQKNLYQLITQLKTRLDCGIILVSHDLHLVLAESDQVICLNQHICCAGRPERVVKDPAYTQLFGKELAIYAHQHDHSHDEAPDA